Proteins co-encoded in one Malus domestica chromosome 09, GDT2T_hap1 genomic window:
- the LOC103442667 gene encoding protein disulfide isomerase-like 2-3, with protein MRENQFRAVAIIFFLFFFVFNVCDALYGPSTPVLQLTPSNFKSKVLDSNRVVLVEFFAPWCGHCQALTPIWEKAATVLKGVATVAALDADAHKSLAQEYGIRGLPTIKVFVPGKPPVDYQGARDVKPVAEFALQQIKALLKDRLSGKTTGGSSEKSEPSASVELNSQNFNELVLKSKELWIVEFFAPWCGHCKKLAPEWKKAAKNLQGKVKLGHVDCDAEKSLMSKFNVQGFPTILVFGADKESPLPYEGARSASAFESFALEQLETNVAPPEVTELTGPDAMEEKCGSAAICFVAFLPDILDSKAEGRNKYIQQLLSVAEKFKRSPYSYVWAAAGKQPDLENRVGVGGYGYPALVALNAKKGAYAPLKSAFEVDQITEFVREAGRGGKGNLPLEGTPSIVKIEPWDGKDGQILEEDEFSLEELMGEDTTNKDEL; from the exons atgagagagaaccAATTTCGAGCAGTCGCAATCATCTTCTTCCTGTTTTTCTTCGTCTTCAATGTCTGTGATGCACTGTACGGACCTTCAACGCCAGTTCTTCAGCTAACTCCTTCCAACTTCAAGTCCAAG GTTCTGGACTCGAACAGAGTTGTTCTGGTTGAATTCTTTGCACCGTGGTGCGGGCATTGTCAGGCTCTAACACCGATTTGGGAGAAGGCGGCTACTGTCTTAAAGGGTGTGGCTACCGTGGCAGCTCTTGATGCTGATGCGCACAAGTCCCTCGCTCAG GAATACGGGATCAGAGGATTGCCAACAATAAAGGTGTTTGTACCTGGAAAGCCTCCAGTTGACTATCAGGGAGCAAGGGATGTGAAACCCGTTGCAGAATTTGCACTCCAACAG ATAAAGGCACTGTTGAAAGACCGTTTAAGTGGAAAGACAACAGGAGGATCAAGTGAAAAATCTGAACCTAGTGCTTCAGTAGAATTAAACTCCCAGAATTTTAATGAACTGGTGCTTAAAAGTAAGGAACTCTGGATTGTCGAGTTCTTTGCACCTTG GTGCGGGCACTGCAAAAAATTGGCACCTGAGTGGAAGAAGGCGGCTAAAAACTTACAAGGGAAGGTGAAGTTGGGACACGTTGATTGTGATGCAGAGAAG TCTCTGATGAGCAAGTTCAACGTTCAAGGATTTCCAACCATATTGGTATTTGGAGCTGACAAAGAGAGCCCACTCCCCTATGAGGGTGCGAGGAGTGCTTCAGCCTTTGAATCATTTGCTCTTGAACAATTGGAAACAAACGTTGCACCTCCTGAAGTGACCGAGCTAACTGGCCCT GATGCAATGGAAGAGAAATGTGGTTCAGCTGCCATCTGTTTTGTGGCCTTCCTACCTGATATCTTGGACTCCAAGGCAGAAGGGAGGAACAAGTACATTCAGCAGTTACTATCCGTTGCAGAGAAGTTTAAGAGAAGTCCCTACAG CTATGTCTGGGCAGCAGCTGGTAAGCAACCAGACCTTGAGAACCGAGTAGGTGTCGGAGGTTATGGATATCCAGCATTGGTGGCCTTAAATGCAAAAAAGGGAGCTTATGCACCACTTAAGAGTGCATTCGAGGTTGATCAGATTAC AGAATTTGTGAGGGAAGCCGGGCGTGGAGGAAAGGGAAACTTGCCTCTGGAGGGCACCCCGAGCATTGTGAAGATCGAACCCTGGGATGGTAAAGACGGACAGATTCTTGAAGAGGACGAGTTCTCCCTTGAAGAACTGATGGGAGAAGACACCACGAACAAGGACGAGTTGTGA